The following nucleotide sequence is from Coffea eugenioides isolate CCC68of chromosome 10, Ceug_1.0, whole genome shotgun sequence.
CTGAGATtttctttacatttttttctcaaatgtCCATCTCACTCCACCTGCGCCTTCAATATTAAAGTGGCTCATATACAACCAATCCACTTCTTGCTTCTATGGTGCTCTACATAGAGGACTCATAGGATCTCACATAAGCCTAGTCTATTATAGTTACCACTCAACCAGCTTGCCTAAATTCCTCATAAAACAAGATGACTCCAACTAAACTCTTAATTGTATTTTACAGGAAATCCAACGAATTTAGTAGTGAGGTTTTCTAGTTAAGTTCTGAGTTTTCCTTTCACTCGAAAAGTCTCACTTGAAAAGACATGGATGATAAATATATAGAGATGATGAACAACCTAAGAAAAGTGTGCGTTTGACTCAAGAAAGAATGTGTTTGTTTGATACAAAATACTTGATTTGAAGAATAGTTATGGTAAGTTATTGTTGGAGTTCGAAAACACAATACGAGTCTAGTCCTTAAATAAGACTAGGGAGATGACTTTAAAATTCAGACAAAGAAACAGATTTAAAATCattccaaaataataaaaaaaaaaaaagatctgaGAAATAAAAGAGCATGAAGTTAAATATGGTAGGACATCAGATAAATCATTTTTTGGTCACAACTTGATCTTCtcgatttcaaattttatttttgactccAAAAAAAAGACTCAGACCATATAGAAGGAATAAaaagatatttgaaaatttattttggACTAACTTGAGGAAGACTCAAAACTTACCGTAAATAAAATAATCTAGATTTATTCTAATAGGTAGGCGTTGCAATGGGTCCTCTCGTGTACTTAGCTTGTCGTGTTATTATCATGTTCATATACGAAAACCTCAACCCTAACTCAACCCATTAGACTTTTGTGTCATGTCATGTCATGATCCATTTGTTAACCGGTTAATTCAATCCAACCCATGTAACCCGTTAAATATTCTATACGATTAAAATAGTTTTGATATGATGCATTATTTTGCCAAATCGAACTATTGACCTATGCTAGAAACACTTTAGTATTTAATCACATATTTTAACCCATTTGATCATGTAATTGACTCAATATTGCTGTTGTTAGAACacacaataaattttttaaaatacataGTTAACATAAATTTAaagttttcaaatatttttaaaaatagattATTAAGCTTTCCCAACATAATATCATAGTCAGCCTTGTTTGTATTgctattttttttgaaaaatttctcTGTTTTCTGTGAATATtcattttgcacatttttcAATCGGCTTTTATTTCATATCTTAAAAAGTGCTAAAGTAAGTTTTCTCCAAAAACTCTATAAAAAATGAGATCCAATCAACTTTTTAGAAAGACGATCAGATAGTTCCATGTGTGATAAGATACAAAATATGTGAGTTTTTAAACTTCTAATTGAAATATTCAAGCCAAATTTAATCGTTGTTAGTTTTTGCTAAATACTCAAAATAGCATCTGTAGTAATTAATTATTATCATAAAGTAAGCTCTTTATCGAGTTAGCATGTTAACCCACGGGTTGACCAACCCAACCCACTTATATTCATGTCACTAACAGGTTAATCCAATAATGACCCACTTAAGTTTGGATAGTGCTAAAACCTATTAATTTCAAGTAGTATTCGAGTCAGGTTATCGCGTCGTACTAAAAATTACCACCCATACTAACAGGCAGAGGTCAACCTATATAGTTAGAAAATTTCAAGTATGTTCAAAACTAACAAAGAATCCAACAAGAAATTCTCTTTAGAATGATGAAAACAGacgaaaataaaaattgaaagctttttttattcttttttattaaGTTTAAGCTTACTTAACTACTTCGATGTCTCTTAACCTAATAACCTTGTTATCCATTTGTTTCACCACATGACCTTCAGATTATCTTTGGTTTAGCAGTGAGCAATCTGCCGCTTTGTCAATTCATAAGCAAACAGTCAACACCCAACAAACCATTAGTAACTATATTTGTCATACGCAACTTTAAATGATTGAGCTAGTAGTTACATATGTTGTTTTACCTTGGAAATGAATTGCTTATATTTGCCTTAAagaatcaaaattgaccaaaaagaatgaaaaacatCTGACTTTAATCGTCCTCTTGATCGTGAGTCTTCTAGGTTTCCCTAGGGTTTTTCGTGTAAAAATTTCTAAATTAATTTGGTTAAATAAATGCAAAAGAGTTAGCcctcatcaaatttgctttaTTCAATCCCTTGGAGTTTCCCTTGATACTACGTACGTAAATATTACATGCTAGGCACTTGAGTAAATTCAAGTGGACTGTCTTCTCTAACTTGCCAAATTCGTGGAGTTTTACAACTTCTTAGAGGGATTCTTCGTGAAGTTTATTTGAATATCCAGGGAATTAACCAAAAATGCTTCGTATAAAGAAATCGAATATTTGTGCTGTGCAGGTTCTGTGTATCTTTCCCCAGGACTCTACTAGCTTTAAGATAATACCAAGAGTAATAAGataaaaatacttttattatCAATTTCACTAATCAGTATAAAAGTGACAATAGTAATTGTTAGTATCGCTTTCTCTTCAGAAAAAATCAGGTTTTACGATCTACCAAACAAACTCATATTCTATAGTTTTCAGTTGACTTCTTTTAgatgaaattttgttgcaaaaaATGTTCCCCTGGGCTTTAGTGGGGTTATCTTTGCCTCCAACTGAATAGTGGCTCAAGTCTGATTGCATGTCCTATATGCCATGTTGCAGAATTTTCCTTTCAATTAAAATTTATAAAGCAAATTTGTTAGGATTAAGCAATACAACATTTTCTCTCTTTCCGAAAGATTTAAGGACAAATTCACCAATATTAagattgaaaaaagaaagaaaatcaatgaagaagaagaagtacaAGACTATTTAGTTTTTTATGATAAACATAATATGGGCTACTAAAAGTTATGTACAAAACCTGACATCTACATTATTATCCCGTTGCTTTCTTCAAAAGATCAATAAAGAGTCCTTTATATCATATCCCATTTTCTCCAAGTTTGGATTTATTGCAAACTGGATCATGGGAGGAGGGCCACAAGCCAGTGCTAGGGTTGTCTCTGTCGCTAGAGGAACATGTTCTCTTAAAATGCTCTCGGTAACAAACCCTAGACCGTAGTTCCACCCTTCCTTGATGGATTTTTCCACTACATACCACACTTTAACTCTTTCAGGATACTTTTCAGCCCATGCATCAAGCTCATCTCTAAGCAAGATATCATCCTCAGTCCGATTGGCATAGACAACAAACATCTGGGTATCATCTTCAGAATCCTTCAAAATTGCTTGCATTACTTGATATATAGGTGTAATTCCTGTTCCACCAGCAAGCATGGCCAACTTTTTGGCAAACTTGTGTTTGCCATGCACCAAAAAGTTGCCTTTCCCTTTGTATTCAATGTGACCCAGTGGACCCTTAATTTCAAGAAATGACCCCAGAGAAAGTGAATCCAAGTATTGTGACATAACCCCTCCGTTTGGAAATCTAGGGTGTACCCCTTTGAAGTATATCTTCACCACTAGCTCAAAATACCCGACTTCTTCTACCCCGCTTGCAGGCGTATAGGCTCGCATACATAGCTTTTCATCAACCGTAGCACATACAAATATGTGCTTCCCAATTGGTAATCCTAGGACTTGCTCTTCTGAGGGCAATGCAAATCGAAACTTTCTCACATCATGGGAGATTGAGGTCTTGGACACAAGTTTACATGGGATTCTCTGGCCTGAAATTAGCGCAATGCTTCTTGCAGGGGCAATTTCAGTGATCGGGGCTAAGTGACTGGCGTTTGAAGCTCCATGGACTGTGTTGTTAGGTGATGAAGTCGACGAATCTGAGGTGTAACCTGAGGTTATTAACTCGCCAATCCTGAAATCTTCCAAGAGTTTCTTAGCCTTATCAGAGTGGATGGCTTCAAATTCTTCGGTACAATCTGTGCCAGCATTGATAAGAATACTATCGGAACCTCCAGGATGGTCTTTGAGGAAACGAGTAGTGTCATAAACATGGCCATGAACAATTATCCATGCAGAGTCTGCTGAGTTGTGCTTCTTAACCTCAGACATTGAGAACATTTTTGAACTTGTGTTCATGAATGGTGATGAGACACTTTTCTTCAGGGTTTGATTCGAGTCGGAAGATTTTTCGAGGTGTTTCTCCTTGGCCATCCATCCACCAGATTGGTTTCCAGGCTGCGTTGGGTGCTCAAATACAATTCCGATTTCTCCTTTGTGTGGTTTGCACACATTGGTTTTCACCCTGAACCAACAATTGTTCATCATTCCCTGCACATTGCAATGAAATCATGAGAACAAAGATGCTCTGAATTCTAGCTTAATTCGTACACATTAATCATTTACCAATTTTAGCAACGTGCATAGTTTATTCTACTCTACTCATCTATTCGAGTATCGCAATTCTTAGCAAAACCAATGAAATACTCCATCGACCACATATTTATAATTGTTTATTAGGATCTAACTTTTCATGAAATTCTTTCAATCACTACGGTAACTACGGTTACAGTTTGAAGAGGTAGAGATGCTAAATTCAAATCCTCCTCTTCGTATGCACTTTTTAAATTTCACcttctttattaaaaaaattatatatttccACGTTCTACCTCTTTCCAAAATGCTTTCACTCTTCCAACCCGACCGCACCCCAAACAAAGAAAGAATGACCTTATGATGATTTTTCATCATGACGTAGCAAAGCCCCCAACCACGGGACATCACACGCGAAGTGTACACGTCAAAATTTGTCAGTACAAGATACTTCCAAGGAGGATCTTTTATATACTCTTGAAATTAGATACAGCAATATACTACTAAATTTCCAACCCATTACACCGGTATACTTGCCTATGCAGAGCTTTTATAGGAGTAGAGTATAATTACCTTTTATATGAATATCCAATTCTTAAATAATTTTAGCTCTCGCATTGTGTGGGGCtataaaaatatctattttggtaatttttagaGACTTTCATATTTATTTACAATTTTTGTGTCTACTATAATATGGCATTCTTTTGAATGTAGTCATCCGCTTTAAACAATTCATTTATTGTAAATTACTTTCTTTTACACAATTCAATGAAAATTCAGGTGAAATGGAAATCTCTAGATACCCTATGTTAAAATATTATGACCATTTTCCCTCTTTTATAGACATAAAGCCTTTTCCTACGACCAATAACGTGATTTAGTCATGTTTTTGGCCCTAGAATATAAGTTGTGCCACTTCAATCCAAGTTTAAGGAGGTAAACTGCAACTAATCCTAAGATTTATCGTTTACcacaaattttatatttattgcaagagtcttttttttttttttttggtcaaagaTGGCCACCGAACACCGTCACAATTTGTGacaaatttttgtgagaaaCAAGAGTCGAACTCTTGACGTCGTCCCGCACTACCAAGCCTTAGAAGGCTTGGCATGGCAGTGACCAGTGTATGACCCTTGATTTCGCACTACAGTACTTGTGTCAACGAGTCTCTCATATCCGAATTCGAACAATACACGCAACGCACCTTAATTATGTGTATCGAAATTAATTCATCAAAACTTTGCAAGTAAAAATCCCGATCcataaaaaatacaaaaaaacaaacaaaattttttcagaATAAAACGTACCATGACATTCCAAATGAGCTTTTCGGGTTGCGTGTTCGTGCTCTCATCCCAAGCTCGAACTGCAATTTCTTTAGCACCCAGCAGATCCAGGACTTCAACATCCAGAGACCAGAAACACCAGCACCAGTACTTGCCATACTTGGAAGGCTTCTCAGGGTGGTCCACGGCACAAACGTGCCACGTGTCTCCGCCGTCCATTGTCACTTCCACACGTGTCACCTTCTTTCCTCCACCTGTTCACGATACACACATAGTCAAGAGCTAGAACCAAAATGAGTTTCTAATGTAATATAGGCCGTGTTTGGCAGATAAGTTTTTTGCTAAGTttatctgctacaagttttttaaaaactttagctacagtaacctcaaaaaacttttcaaaatttttaaactatacacttcaaaatattaaaaaaaacacacttcaaaaattattaaaaaaaattatacaaaaaaattttaaataaatacccaaaaaactcacttgccaaacgggGCCATACATAAGATAAAATAAACAGGTGCTTTCAAAAACGTACGAAGAgaatgataagaaatttctttttaaaagaataacttctttttttttttttggtaaaaaaacgAAGTTCTAGTTAACTAGTCATTTTTTCCCTCTTCCTTTcaatacattttctttttgataatttttgaaAGGCGAACAAATGATACATAAGATatgacatacatatctatcctGTTCACATCTAATCATACAAAAAGAGTTGCTTGCTTATCTTTAAAGGAGGTTAAATTGCTTGTCATTTAAATCCTTTTCCATAGAATCCAAGAAAATTGCATCACTCTCAAGAAAAAGATTATGCGATACATAACTGCCACAATATTTTGACTGGATCAAACCCAAATTGATGTTAAAGCGATTTAAttggtaaaataaaatattgtgGCATAATTTTAATTGTGGATTGAGCCTAAGAAGGTGGAGGAACAACAAACCATGAAACCAATGATTGCTGAAACTAAGAGTTAAAACTTGTCGCCATCACCACACCACTAGTGATTCTTTTGTCGTTTAATTCAATACTCCTTCTGTTCTGAAATGTTTGTTGCTAAATTATAATGTCACTTTTCGCGATATCTCAACTTTTCGCGAATAATTAACAAATAGTAGAAGACAAATCCAATACAACTTGTTTGTTGAGGAAGAAACCAAGCAACTTCGTAAGAGAGTGGTGAGCACGCACCGCCTTCAAGTGGGCGACATTATGACGTCATACACGACAAAAGGATAAATTAGTCTTTTCACTT
It contains:
- the LOC113749413 gene encoding nitrate reductase [NADH]-like, with translation MAASVKNRQFHHLEPALPRFRAGPNHRSDSPVGTFNFHPNKPTVNTVTSNVHVDYPSSDDEEESDENGYEDAIKKGKAELENSVLDARDEGTADNWIVRNPSMVRLTGKHPFNAEPPLTRLMHHGFITPVPLHYVRNHGPVPTATWDGWTVEVCGLVKRPMKFSMEQLVNEFPYREFPATLVCAGNRRKEQNMTKQTIGFNWGAAAVSTSVWRGVPLRAILKRCGIFSRKNGALNVCFEGAENLPGGGGSKYGTCVKKEVAMDASRDIILAYMQNGELLTPDHGFPVRMIIPGFIGGRMVKWLSRIIVTTQESDSYYHYKDNRVLPSHVDAELANSEAWWYKPEFIINELNINSVITTPCQDEILPINSWTTQRPYTLRGYAYSGGGKKVTRVEVTMDGGDTWHVCAVDHPEKPSKYGKYWCWCFWSLDVEVLDLLGAKEIAVRAWDESTNTQPEKLIWNVMGMMNNCWFRVKTNVCKPHKGEIGIVFEHPTQPGNQSGGWMAKEKHLEKSSDSNQTLKKSVSSPFMNTSSKMFSMSEVKKHNSADSAWIIVHGHVYDTTRFLKDHPGGSDSILINAGTDCTEEFEAIHSDKAKKLLEDFRIGELITSGYTSDSSTSSPNNTVHGASNASHLAPITEIAPARSIALISGQRIPCKLVSKTSISHDVRKFRFALPSEEQVLGLPIGKHIFVCATVDEKLCMRAYTPASGVEEVGYFELVVKIYFKGVHPRFPNGGVMSQYLDSLSLGSFLEIKGPLGHIEYKGKGNFLVHGKHKFAKKLAMLAGGTGITPIYQVMQAILKDSEDDTQMFVVYANRTEDDILLRDELDAWAEKYPERVKVWYVVEKSIKEGWNYGLGFVTESILREHVPLATETTLALACGPPPMIQFAINPNLEKMGYDIKDSLLIF